In the Sulfobacillus thermosulfidooxidans DSM 9293 genome, GGCTTGATATAGAGCACTATGTTGCGGCAACAGTTCGAGGGAATTGACCGGCGTCGTGAGCGTAAATGGCGGATAGGGTTTGGCTAATGCGAAAATTGTGATGGCCATTAAGGCGAGAAGGATCCCTTGAGGAGCTTTTTGTAAAATGGCCTGTAAAGTCTCGTAAGCATGATCGAGTCCGTCGGAAAGGGATGTTTTCCATGATGCCCAGGAAATTAGCGCGGGCCATGACGCTAATAAAGGATATGTCACCCAGCGGATAGTCAGATATGTGACGAGCACAGCAATCCATGCGCTCATTACAAGAGAAATACTCAAAGAATGCGGAAGAAATAACAGACCGCTCAAAACCGCAATCAATACGGTAGCGGATAGGGAGATGGCTCCTAACACACGGCGACGGGTTCTGGCGTCGGCTTGTTGTTTAGCTTCTGATGGGGATAATCCTTGCTTGTTTGCGATGAAATACTCACGACGAAATCGTAAACTTAAAAACACACTATAATCGATGCTCAAACCCAACGTTAAGAGTTCCACAATGTTTACGGAGAATTCCGATAAATGTCCATGAATAGTGAAGAGCACCATGAATGCGGATGCATATAGTGTCGCTAATGCCCCGCCAATTAAAGACAACAACGTGAGGGGTAAGGAACCCAAAATTGCCATCAGTAATAGGGCTGCAAGTCCTAACGCATCCACTTCGGTGGTGGATAAACTGTGCTCGACGGCATGATTTAGCCAACGGTTGGCGGTATTAGCGTTGAGCACGGTAGGGTCATCTTGGGAAGGTAGATGCACAATCCATTGCGTGGCAGCCAAGGCATATTGCGGATGCACAATCTGGATCAAGGTCGCACCATCAGTTAAAGCATAAAACTTTAGATTGGCAACTGGGATAGCACCATGTGTATTGTGCCATTGCTCTAGCAGCTGAGTTTTTGATGCTGTTACTAACCAACTGCTGGCTTGATCATAATTCAGGGGTCCTGCGTCTACCCCTTGGGCGGCGATGGCGCTTAAATGATCGGCCCATAGCAAAGAATTTTGAGAACTGAGTAATTGACTGCTCTGAGTATGGCTTCCTAACTGCCTCGCGGCGGGCCACAACCAAACTGCCAACAAACAAGCCAAGACAAAGACCAATGGCGCTCGGAGAAAGCGAAGCGGACCAAATAGTTGCGAAATCCCGATA is a window encoding:
- a CDS encoding MMPL family transporter, with amino-acid sequence MHLTGAHSSILAIDISFILLGLILFIGISQLFGPLRFLRAPLVFVLACLLAVWLWPAARQLGSHTQSSQLLSSQNSLLWADHLSAIAAQGVDAGPLNYDQASSWLVTASKTQLLEQWHNTHGAIPVANLKFYALTDGATLIQIVHPQYALAATQWIVHLPSQDDPTVLNANTANRWLNHAVEHSLSTTEVDALGLAALLLMAILGSLPLTLLSLIGGALATLYASAFMVLFTIHGHLSEFSVNIVELLTLGLSIDYSVFLSLRFRREYFIANKQGLSPSEAKQQADARTRRRVLGAISLSATVLIAVLSGLLFLPHSLSISLVMSAWIAVLVTYLTIRWVTYPLLASWPALISWASWKTSLSDGLDHAYETLQAILQKAPQGILLALMAITIFALAKPYPPFTLTTPVNSLELLPQHSALYQALKLTSPPPRKNVQDAIVIQPTSSFNAVSTWQTIANITTLVSRKAPHDHFSSPTSFASPQVLAKEAHNISPGSSPLAGLINSKQHVILIAINGPSPLPRSSLIDVLKEHLPTPWQFGISGGNHAYTATANTGLVHGIIGVLALGILGTVVAMKYLTKGWLAGLLASAFDLTILLAGLRIAQHWALLSQSILLFPMIIVVVSLLMALSLDYEILLVHDIGSEITRFSIGKALHETGGSITGAGIIIATTFFTLMMTPVPFLQLTGLIIGVSLLVDTLIVRSLLIPTTLMLIYEPWPSFSPEFFQWNNINHLIAKLVVFSTVIVLASLLVASIRHTTIIPHPIPSWSIPRTH